The following proteins come from a genomic window of Polyangiaceae bacterium:
- a CDS encoding DUF192 domain-containing protein — MKALPIAFALLAFACSSDPECDGTEVTITRGKSTLLRVCAEVRDTEAGRARGLSGHAPLAKDEGMLLDFPVEGEVCIVNTDVSFDIDVVYATDAGDVTAIETFAAGDAAPRCHPATRRVLEVSRGVAATVQTGDQLVR; from the coding sequence GTGAAGGCGCTGCCTATCGCCTTCGCGCTGCTCGCCTTCGCTTGCAGCAGTGATCCGGAGTGCGATGGCACCGAGGTGACGATCACCCGCGGTAAGAGCACCTTGCTGAGGGTGTGCGCCGAAGTGCGCGATACCGAAGCTGGTCGCGCTCGAGGCCTCTCGGGACACGCGCCCCTGGCAAAGGACGAAGGCATGCTGCTCGACTTTCCCGTGGAGGGTGAGGTGTGCATCGTGAACACGGACGTGAGCTTCGACATCGACGTGGTGTATGCGACGGACGCTGGTGACGTGACGGCGATCGAAACCTTCGCCGCTGGGGACGCCGCCCCGCGCTGCCACCCGGCCACGCGCCGTGTGCTCGAAGTCTCGCGCGGCGTCGCCGCGACGGTGCAAACCGGCGACCAGCTGGTCCGGTAA
- a CDS encoding c-type cytochrome produces the protein MNRRSWVVLALLLAGCGDGEPSQAPDPGIAPGIFGALGEVRPSATPEQQATFERGRAVQLRRFTPATGLGPQFNVTFCGACHERPVPGGSSARYRNFLLVGQKLSDGSFTPTGVNGIQDQYTLAEAGRVPDAENTNNRALRNAIPFFGVGLIAEIPEASILKYADPDDANHDGISGRPNYDRGFVGRFGRKSQTVSIEGFIRGPLFNHAGITTDPLPDSMKAELPVPSVAPPESDALSVSGDLGTVRQRQAAAPAEPTVDDDPVQDPELSADDLFDLVSFAMLLAAPRPDEPTAESEAGRDLFAESGCTGCHVPALRSPRGMIPLYSDLLLHDMGPERGDGVRMGEASGSEFRTQPLWGVGAVAPYLHDGVADTLDEAIRLHAGEAQAARDAYVALAQEDQQLIVTFLESLGGSAQTSAGLLPPDAPMLPVGDYGGPDRELSAPEKDQFLRGRAVFDRDITRGAGLGTAFNGDSCRACHFDPVIGGSGPSDVDVTRQGIIESGVFTAPSGGTMAHHQSLDPLRPDVDPKTNFFELRQTPPIFGFGLIDQIPDSAILAHADPTDADQDGIRGVAHELSDGRLGRLGWKANVPSVAEFARDGLSNEVGVTLADQPGLSFGFATDADAVADPEMGASDIDDLIFYMQHLAPPPRTHTNAALEAAGEQVFQSVGCAKCHVPELSTESGTPVPLYSDLLLHDVLPAGANGIVEGMAGMRAFRTSPLWGLAKSAPYMHDGRAFTVQDAILAHDGEAAKVRQAFEALPPADRDALIAFLKSL, from the coding sequence ATGAATAGACGGAGCTGGGTCGTGCTTGCCCTGCTGCTCGCGGGCTGCGGCGACGGTGAACCCAGCCAGGCGCCCGACCCCGGGATTGCCCCAGGCATCTTCGGTGCCCTGGGCGAGGTGCGTCCATCTGCCACGCCAGAGCAACAGGCCACCTTCGAGCGTGGGCGCGCGGTGCAGCTCCGGCGCTTCACCCCCGCTACCGGACTCGGCCCTCAGTTCAACGTCACCTTCTGCGGCGCCTGTCACGAGCGTCCGGTGCCGGGCGGCAGCAGCGCGCGGTATCGGAACTTCCTGCTCGTCGGGCAGAAGCTTTCCGACGGCTCGTTCACACCTACGGGGGTGAACGGCATCCAAGATCAGTACACGCTGGCCGAAGCGGGCCGCGTCCCGGACGCCGAGAACACCAACAACCGCGCCCTGCGCAACGCGATTCCGTTCTTTGGTGTCGGGCTCATCGCGGAGATCCCGGAAGCGTCCATCTTGAAGTACGCCGACCCGGACGACGCGAACCACGACGGCATCAGTGGTCGCCCCAACTACGACCGAGGCTTCGTGGGCCGCTTTGGGCGCAAGTCGCAGACCGTGAGCATCGAGGGCTTCATCCGCGGGCCCCTGTTCAACCACGCCGGCATCACCACGGACCCGCTGCCCGACTCCATGAAAGCGGAGCTGCCGGTGCCCAGCGTCGCGCCCCCCGAGTCCGATGCGTTGTCTGTCAGTGGAGATCTCGGCACCGTACGGCAGCGGCAAGCCGCGGCGCCGGCGGAGCCCACGGTGGACGACGACCCGGTGCAGGATCCCGAGCTGTCCGCCGACGACCTCTTCGATCTGGTGTCCTTCGCCATGTTGCTTGCGGCACCTCGACCGGACGAGCCCACCGCGGAGAGCGAAGCCGGCAGGGATCTGTTCGCGGAAAGCGGCTGCACCGGCTGTCACGTTCCGGCGCTGCGCTCCCCCCGCGGCATGATCCCGCTGTACTCCGATCTCTTGCTCCACGACATGGGGCCCGAGCGCGGGGACGGCGTGCGTATGGGGGAAGCCTCGGGCTCGGAGTTTCGCACTCAACCGCTGTGGGGCGTGGGCGCCGTCGCCCCGTACTTGCACGACGGCGTGGCCGACACGCTGGACGAGGCCATTCGTCTGCACGCCGGCGAGGCCCAGGCCGCCCGTGATGCCTACGTCGCCCTCGCACAGGAAGATCAGCAGCTGATCGTGACGTTCCTGGAGTCCCTCGGTGGCTCCGCGCAGACCTCCGCCGGCCTGCTTCCGCCCGACGCTCCGATGTTGCCGGTGGGCGACTACGGCGGACCCGATCGCGAGCTGTCCGCGCCCGAGAAGGACCAGTTCCTCCGCGGCCGGGCCGTGTTCGATCGCGACATCACTCGCGGCGCCGGCCTCGGCACCGCGTTCAACGGTGACTCCTGCCGCGCCTGTCACTTCGATCCCGTGATCGGCGGCTCCGGACCGAGCGACGTCGACGTCACGCGCCAAGGCATCATCGAGAGCGGCGTGTTCACGGCGCCCAGCGGGGGCACCATGGCGCACCACCAGAGCCTCGACCCACTGCGGCCGGACGTGGATCCCAAGACCAACTTCTTCGAGCTGCGCCAGACGCCGCCCATCTTCGGCTTCGGCCTCATCGATCAGATCCCCGACTCCGCCATCTTGGCCCACGCCGATCCGACCGACGCGGACCAGGACGGGATCCGCGGCGTGGCGCACGAGCTGAGCGACGGACGCCTCGGTCGCCTCGGATGGAAGGCCAACGTGCCGTCCGTGGCGGAGTTCGCTCGCGATGGCTTGAGCAACGAGGTGGGCGTCACCCTCGCGGATCAACCCGGGCTCAGCTTCGGCTTCGCGACGGACGCCGATGCGGTGGCCGACCCCGAAATGGGCGCCAGCGACATCGACGACCTGATCTTCTACATGCAGCACCTCGCTCCGCCTCCCCGCACCCACACAAATGCCGCTCTGGAGGCCGCCGGAGAGCAGGTGTTCCAGTCCGTGGGTTGCGCCAAGTGCCACGTGCCCGAGCTGTCGACCGAGAGCGGAACGCCCGTGCCGCTGTACAGCGACCTCTTGCTCCACGACGTGCTCCCCGCGGGCGCCAACGGCATCGTGGAAGGCATGGCGGGCATGCGCGCCTTTCGCACCTCACCCCTTTGGGGCTTGGCGAAGAGCGCGCCCTACATGCACGACGGCCGCGCGTTCACCGTGCAAGACGCCATCCTGGCGCACGACGGCGAGGCCGCGAAGGTACGGCAAGCTTTCGAGGCGCTGCCGCCAGCGGATCGCGACGCACTCATCGCGTTCTTGAAATCACTGTGA
- the msrA gene encoding peptide-methionine (S)-S-oxide reductase MsrA: MRSIVLALLVSLPLAACHGSVSDSAPRHSATAPVVGTDPGHLGAGTPLTPRTGDELAAFAGGCFWGVEDVFRHVPGVVATAVGYTGGDKPYPTYSEVSSHTTGHAETVLVEFDPKRVSYDTLLNVFFENHDPTQLNRQGPDVGTNYRSEIFTFSPAQAKAAQRAKTRAQKKHDEPVVTQIAPVGRFWKAENYHQQYDERTGTHSCPLPGGVPKGAI; the protein is encoded by the coding sequence ATGCGCTCGATAGTCTTGGCCCTGCTCGTTTCTCTCCCGCTCGCTGCGTGTCACGGCTCCGTGAGCGACAGCGCCCCGCGGCACTCCGCTACGGCTCCGGTCGTGGGCACGGATCCGGGGCATTTGGGCGCGGGCACGCCGCTCACGCCGCGCACGGGGGACGAGCTCGCGGCCTTTGCGGGCGGCTGCTTCTGGGGCGTGGAGGACGTGTTCCGCCACGTGCCCGGCGTGGTGGCCACGGCCGTCGGCTACACCGGCGGCGACAAGCCCTACCCGACGTACTCGGAAGTGTCGTCCCACACCACGGGCCACGCGGAGACGGTGCTGGTGGAGTTCGACCCCAAGCGCGTGAGCTACGACACGCTGCTCAACGTGTTCTTCGAGAATCACGATCCCACGCAGCTCAACCGGCAGGGGCCTGACGTGGGCACCAACTACCGGAGCGAGATCTTCACCTTCAGCCCCGCACAAGCGAAGGCCGCACAGCGCGCCAAGACCCGCGCTCAGAAGAAGCACGACGAGCCGGTGGTCACGCAAATCGCGCCTGTCGGGCGCTTCTGGAAGGCGGAGAACTACCACCAGCAGTACGACGAGCGCACCGGCACGCATTCCTGTCCGCTCCCCGGTGGCGTACCCAAAGGCGCCATCTAG